The genomic segment GAAGGCACGACAAAGTCCCGTGCTCCTTCAGGTGTGGATTTAATCAGGTAGGGTGTCTCTACCTCTAAAAAGTTCTGCGAATCAAGATATCGGCGCACTTCCTGCGAAGTCCTATGGCGCAAAATAAGGTTTTCGCGCACGGGATTGCGACGTAGATCAAGATATCGGAATTTCATCCGGATATCATCACCACCATCTGTGTCGTCTTCTATCGTAAAAGGTGGTAGTTTTGCTGCATTTAATATTTCAAGGTCTGACACCTTAATTTCAATGTCGCCTGTTGGAATCTTTGGGTTTTTACTGGATCGCTCAATGACTTCTCCAGTTACCTTAATGACATATTCTCTGCCCAGTTCACGAGCACTGGCCCGCAATGACGCATCATCATCTGCATTGAACGTTAATTGTGTGATACCATAGCGGTCTCTAACATCGATGAAAGTCATACCGCCTAAATCGCGGGATTTTTGAACCCATCCACTTAGGGTAACCGTTTTCCCCAAGTCAGCTAGCGTTAATTCTCCACAAGTGTGTGTTCTGTGCATATCTTATTGTAATAAAAATTTACGCAAAATTATTGGTTTTAGTCGACAATAACGAATTAAGGTTAGCTTATTTGATCTCGGACTCCCACTTTACTCCACTCATTTCGTCCCGTGATTATGATCTCCCACTTTCTCCCCCTTTTTTACGAGATAAGACTTAAAAGCGAATCTTTGCAGCCGAAGATTTTACAATTCACGTGCACTTATTAAAAAAAAGCAGAAAAATAATATGCTACAGTTTTGTCAGAAAGAAGTGATTAAAAATGCGGTTTAACTGCTTGTAAATAAGGTTTTATTTGTTCTTTTGCCGCTGTTCTTTTTTTTGTTATGTAGCTATTTTTCGATGTGGAAAACTTTTTTATGTAGCAAAGTGGGGGAAAGTGGGAGAAAGTGTATACTTTTACATTTGAATTAGAATAGGATAATTGACGACATGACTCAGTTGATCGGAGAATTCGAATGCAAGCTAGACGCCAAAGGAAGGATGGTGTTGCCGGCTGCGCTCAAGAGGCAGATGCCTCATGTTGAGCGAGATGGGCTTGTAGTGAATCGCGGTTTTGAGAAACATTTGGTTTTTTATCCACGGGAGGAATGGGATTTAATGACTGCTAAATTGGCTAAGTTAAATCAGTTTGATCCGAAAGTGCGGGCATTTGTACGTGCTTTTACGCGTGGAGCGAGCGAACTGACATTGGATGCCGCCGGAAGGGTGCTACTGCCAAAGAGTTTGTTGGAGTTTGCGGGTATCACAACCGAGCTGGTGCTGGCTTGTCAGTTTAATAAAATTGAGGTATGGTCTAAACAAGGTTATGATGATCTGATGGGTGATGGCGGAATAGAAGATATTTCGGCTTTGGCAGCAGAAGTCATGGGAGATATTGATTTTGGAATGTAAGAATATGGAGAGTGTGTATCATGTTCCGGTAATGTTGCAAGAGTGCATGGATGCGCTGGCTATCAAGCCCAGCGGTATTTATGTGGACGTGACTTTCGGTGGGGGTGGCCATTCCCGTGAAATTTTAAACCGGCTTGGGCCTGAGGGTAAGCTCTTTGCATTCGATCAGGATCCGGATGCGTTAGCGAACGTGATTGATGATCCTCGTTTTACCTTGATTCATCAGAATTTTAGGTTTTTAAAAAATAGTCTCCGTTTGTATGGTGTGCGTTATGTGGATGGTATTTTGGCCGATCTGGGTGTTTCGTCACATCAGTTTGATGCGGCAGATCGTGGATTCTCAATCCGCTTTGATGCGGATCTGGATATGCGTATGGACCGGGTTAGTGATCTAGATGCAAAAACAGTGCTGGCAACTTATCCGGAGGAGGAGCTGCACCGTATTTTCGGGATGTATGGGGAAATTATGAATGCCAAGTCATTGGCCAAGACGATTGTTACCGCACGGCTGGTGCAGCCAATACATACAGTAGCGGAGCTTAAGGAGGTGATCCGCCGCCTGGTTCCGAAAGGGAAGGAGCATAAATACCACGCGCAGGTGTTTCAGGCATTGCGGATAGAAGTCAATCGTGAGCTGGAGGCTTTACAGGAATTTCTACTGCAGTCAGTGGGGTGCTTGCGTGCCGGAGGTCGTCTTGCAGTGATGTCATATCACTCGTTGGAAGATCGTTTGGTCAAAAATTTTATGGCCAAAGGGAAATTTAAAGGAGAGGTGGACAAAGATTTTTATGGAAATGAGATCAAGCCATTTCATGTATTGAGTCGTAAAGCGATTACGGCTTCGCCGCATGAGCTGGCGGTGAATAATAGATCGCGCAGTGCGAAACTGCGTATTGCTGAAAAGTTGGATTTGTCTTAAAGTGGGTGAAAGATGAGCAGGAATACAATAAGACAGAAAGAATTGAGCGAAGAAGTTCAGGATGAACTACAAGAAACTGTTGAGGAAAAGGCAGAGGAAACAGAAGCGTTTATTAAAACGCTTTTTACCGTTGGAGACCTTTCCTTAAACAAAATATTGGAGTATCTGCCTTTCGGAGCTTTTATCGCCTTTCTTATGCTGTTGTATATCTCAAATCGTCATTTTGCGGAGCGGACCATTCGAAGCATCGATAAAGTGAGCAAAGAGGTCAAAGAACTGGGCTGGGACCATAAGTCGCTTTCTGCCGAACTCATGAAAATGTCTACCCAGACGGAGATTGCGAAACGGGTGGATTCTTTGGGGCTGAAAGAACGATTGGAGCCACCGATCAAGATCGAAGTAATAGAGAAAAAAGAAGATAAATAGAGAATTATGAGCATCAGAAATACGATTCTTGTACGCGTCTATTTTGCCTTTGGACTTATTGTGCTGCTTGCATTTCTGGTGTTTGGAAAAATGCTGAAGTTGCAGTATGTAGATGGGCAGCATTGGAGAGCTCTGGCAGATAGTCTTTCTATTCAGGAGCGTGAGGTGGAAGCGGCACGTGGGAATATTTATTCCAACGACGGTAGCTTATTGGCTACTTCTGTTCCGGAATATGAGCTTCGTTTTGATGCCATGGCTGTTCCGGAGGAGGATAGTGATTACTTCAATCTAAAAGTGGATTCGTTAGCCATTAAGCTCGCTGAATTTTTTAAGGATAAATCATCGCGGCAATATTTGACATTATTAAAACAGGCACGCAATAAAAAGCAGCGTTATGTACTGATTAAACGTAATGTGTCGCATCAGGATTTGAAAAAAGTGAAGCAGTTTCCACTATTTAAGGCTGCCCGTGTCGGTAAAGACCGGTATCCGGCTGCACTGATTACAGAAAGGAACAATAAGCGGATTTTGCCCTTTGTGAATCTTGCGGCACGGACCATAGGTTATAAAAATGTAAAGGAAAATATACATGTGGGGCTGGAGGGTGCTTACGGTGAGTATATTGACGGAAAAAGCGGTAAGCGATTGATGCAGCGTATTGCTGGTGGGGTCTGGATTCCGGTTAACAGAGATATTGAGGTAGCACCGGTTGATGGGTCGGATATCATCTCTACAATCGATGTGAATATGCAGGATATGGCGCAACGGGCATTGGAGAAGCAGATGATCATCAGCAATGCAGATGAAGGTTGTGTGGTGATGATGGAGGTCAAAACTGGTGAGGTGCGGGCAGTTGCAAATTTCATGCGTGATAAGGATGGGGTCTATCGGGAGAAGTTCAACCTGGCTATTGCTCAGAGTGCTGATCCAGGGTCAACATTCAAATTAGCTTCCTATCTAGCATTGATAGATGATAAAAAAATTGACTCCAGTACAACGGTTAATATCGGAAA from the Sphingobacterium thalpophilum genome contains:
- the rsmH gene encoding 16S rRNA (cytosine(1402)-N(4))-methyltransferase RsmH — translated: MESVYHVPVMLQECMDALAIKPSGIYVDVTFGGGGHSREILNRLGPEGKLFAFDQDPDALANVIDDPRFTLIHQNFRFLKNSLRLYGVRYVDGILADLGVSSHQFDAADRGFSIRFDADLDMRMDRVSDLDAKTVLATYPEEELHRIFGMYGEIMNAKSLAKTIVTARLVQPIHTVAELKEVIRRLVPKGKEHKYHAQVFQALRIEVNRELEALQEFLLQSVGCLRAGGRLAVMSYHSLEDRLVKNFMAKGKFKGEVDKDFYGNEIKPFHVLSRKAITASPHELAVNNRSRSAKLRIAEKLDLS
- the mraZ gene encoding division/cell wall cluster transcriptional repressor MraZ, with product MTQLIGEFECKLDAKGRMVLPAALKRQMPHVERDGLVVNRGFEKHLVFYPREEWDLMTAKLAKLNQFDPKVRAFVRAFTRGASELTLDAAGRVLLPKSLLEFAGITTELVLACQFNKIEVWSKQGYDDLMGDGGIEDISALAAEVMGDIDFGM
- a CDS encoding FtsL-like putative cell division protein; translated protein: MSRNTIRQKELSEEVQDELQETVEEKAEETEAFIKTLFTVGDLSLNKILEYLPFGAFIAFLMLLYISNRHFAERTIRSIDKVSKEVKELGWDHKSLSAELMKMSTQTEIAKRVDSLGLKERLEPPIKIEVIEKKEDK